The Fodinibius saliphilus genomic interval AAGAATTTCAGGTATTGAATACGTTTTTAGCAAGGAATTTTATTCGGTATATTACCGTTTAATCAGGTAATATTTGTAATAAGGACAACAAGTTTCAGGTAGGCTTAACTTTTTGAATCTGACTAATGGATATGGACTTTTCTGAATTTATCGACCATTATAAGAAACGACTCCACAAGCTGTTCAATGTTGAGAAGAATATTGATAAGCTGAGTCTTAACCGTGGTTTGCCCCAAGACATATTTGACAAGGTAATGGACTGCAAACCTTTAAGTGTTTTCATTCCCGAAGAGTATGGTGGGCGCGGTGCCGAAACACATGAAGCACTTTCAATGTTACAGGCAAGCTCATACGAATCGCTTCCCTTATCTTTAATGATGGGAATTAATGGGGCTCTTTTTTTACAACCTGTTGTTAATTATGGCTCTAATGAAGTTAAACAACCTATTTTTGACCGTTTTTTAAAGGAAAATAATATGGGCGGTTTAATGATTACAGAACCTGATTTTGGCTCTGATGCTTTGCATATGGAAACCTCTTTCAGGAAGGTTAAAAATGATACTGACACTTGTTTTCAGGTATCAGGCACTAAACATTGGGCCGGTCTAACTGGAGCAGCTGATTTTTGGTTAATAACAGCTCGAAAAGAAAATGGAAGTGGTTTAGGTCGTGATATTGGTTTTTTCATTCATGACAGCCGACGCGGGGGTATAGAAGTAGAGGAGTATTACAAAAACTTAGGGCTCTACATGTTACCCTATGGACGTAATAAAATAAATATTACCGTTCCTGAAGAATACAAGTTACAGCCTACCTCAATCGGAATTAAGATGATGTTAGATGTTCTCCACCGAAGCCGTTTGCAGTTCCCAGGTATGGGACTTGGTTTCCTCAAGCGTATGTTAGATGAGGCGGTGAATCATTGCAAAGAACGCTATGTGGGAGGGCAGAGCCTATTTAATTATGAACAGGTTAAAAAGCGTCTTAACAGGCTACAATCCTCTTTTACAGTATGTTCTGCGATGTGTGCTTTTACGAGTGAGAATGTTCCTATTACCAAGAATGTGTCTAATATGGATTTAACGGCTAATGCTATCAAGACATATACGACAGATTTAATGCAACAAGCGTCTCAATCCTTACTTCAGCTTATGGGAGCAAAAGGGTATAGGCTTGATCATATAGCCGGGCGGTCTCTGGTTGATAGTCGACCATTCCAGATTTTTGAAGGGTCCAATGATATTTTATACCAACAGATATCAGAGTCAGTAATTAAACAAATGAGAAAATTAAAATCTAAAAATCTGTATAAGTTTTTAAGTGAATTCAAACTAACACAACGTTCTGCTGATTATTTTACTGATATATTGGACTTCAAGATTGATTATCAGTTGGGACAAGATAGACTTGTTGAACTCGGACGTATATTAAGCCGTGTGATCTCTTTAGAATTCACTCTTAGATTAGATGAAAAAGGTTTTAATAAAGGATTA includes:
- a CDS encoding acyl-CoA dehydrogenase family protein, which translates into the protein MDFSEFIDHYKKRLHKLFNVEKNIDKLSLNRGLPQDIFDKVMDCKPLSVFIPEEYGGRGAETHEALSMLQASSYESLPLSLMMGINGALFLQPVVNYGSNEVKQPIFDRFLKENNMGGLMITEPDFGSDALHMETSFRKVKNDTDTCFQVSGTKHWAGLTGAADFWLITARKENGSGLGRDIGFFIHDSRRGGIEVEEYYKNLGLYMLPYGRNKINITVPEEYKLQPTSIGIKMMLDVLHRSRLQFPGMGLGFLKRMLDEAVNHCKERYVGGQSLFNYEQVKKRLNRLQSSFTVCSAMCAFTSENVPITKNVSNMDLTANAIKTYTTDLMQQASQSLLQLMGAKGYRLDHIAGRSLVDSRPFQIFEGSNDILYQQISESVIKQMRKLKSKNLYKFLSEFKLTQRSADYFTDILDFKIDYQLGQDRLVELGRILSRVISLEFTLRLDEKGFNKGLINNAIRILRDDVERMVSTFTHYNNPDVVENYEESSSWLEAITPEYAHR